A genomic stretch from Halichoerus grypus chromosome 5, mHalGry1.hap1.1, whole genome shotgun sequence includes:
- the CORT gene encoding cortistatin has protein sequence MREAGVQAFDRDRDKKTSCRWSLIKMPSHPSPPLNETQVHKTWISGHPRISSPRAGEKCRSARRMPPPLCLLLLLLSGATATAATAALPLEGGLARHDSRHLQEVIEMKKNSLLTFLAGRYQWASQVGAAPFTGGAAGEVAKRQDVPPPQQSLREKAPCKDFFWKTFSSCK, from the exons ATGAGGGAAGCGGGGGTACAGGCTTTtgacagggacagagacaaaAAAACCAGCTGCAGGTGGAGCTTAATTAAAatgccctcccacccctcccctccgctcaATGAGACCCAAGTGCACAAAACATGGATTTCGGGGCACCCAAGGATAAGCAGCCCCAGAGCTGGAGAGAAGTGCCGGTCAGCCCGCAGGATGCCGccgcccctctgcctgctcctacTCCTGCTCTCAGGGGCCACGGCCACCGCGGCCACCGCGGCCCTGCCCCTGGAGGGTGGCCTTGCCAGACACGACAGCCGG CATCTGCAGGAAGtgatagaaatgaagaaaaacagcCTCTTAACTTTCCTGGCTGGGCGGTACCAGTGGGCCTCCCAGGTGGGCGCAGCACCCTTCAcaggaggggcagctggggaggTGGCCAAGCGGCAGGACGTCCCGCCCCCTCAGCAGTCCCTGCGGGAGAAGGCACCTTGCAAGGATTTCTTCTGGAAGACCTTCTCCTCCTGCAAATAA